One genomic window of Paenisporosarcina antarctica includes the following:
- the spxA gene encoding transcriptional regulator SpxA, whose product MVTLFTSPSCTSCRKAKVWLEEHDIPYTERNIFSEPLSISEIKEILRMTEDGTDEIISTRSKIFQKLNVDVESLPLQRLYELIQEHPGLLRRPIILDEKRLQVGYNEDEIRRFLPRKVRAYQLLEAQRMVN is encoded by the coding sequence ATGGTTACATTGTTTACTTCACCAAGCTGTACATCATGTCGAAAAGCAAAAGTATGGTTAGAAGAGCATGACATTCCATATACTGAGCGTAACATCTTTTCTGAACCGCTAAGTATTAGCGAAATCAAAGAAATTTTACGAATGACTGAAGATGGAACGGATGAGATTATCTCTACTCGTTCTAAAATATTCCAAAAATTAAATGTTGATGTTGAAAGTTTACCACTTCAACGTTTGTATGAATTAATTCAAGAGCATCCTGGACTATTACGTCGTCCAATTATTTTAGATGAAAAACGCCTACAAGTAGGTTATAACGAAGATGAAATTCGTCGCTTTTTACCTCGAAAAGTTCGTGCTTATCAATTGCTCGAAGCTCAACGTATGGTTAACTAA
- a CDS encoding putative glycoside hydrolase: protein MTFKKWIVSSAIVATLIFPTTAVFADELKSAKDFTERTYGFTAVDEDIVAASTLFRFDSGLAFTYPDAIRGVYVTGHSAGGARFKDLLNLMDTTDLNAMVIDIKDDFGELTYMPAEDSPLKPLEIGKSYIKNPREMLEILEEKKVYPIARVVVFKDTALANAKPELSFVDDSGVWKNRRGEAFVNPFMKEVWDYNVEVAIEAAKMGFQEIQFDYVRFPEGFENRVDKVKFSMGEYENSDLDAVQRRVQAVTDFVAYAREKLKPYDVKISVDIFGYAATLPEAPGIGQNFGKISENVDVISSMIYPSHWTSYFGIAKPDLEPYRLVKEYAKVENATLAKLENPPISRPWIQDFTASYLGAGNYKKYGATEVEAQIKALNESGIKEYLLWNAGNRYSPGVDYTP, encoded by the coding sequence ATGACATTTAAGAAATGGATTGTCTCAAGTGCAATAGTCGCTACATTAATTTTTCCTACTACTGCGGTCTTTGCTGACGAACTTAAAAGTGCTAAAGATTTTACAGAACGTACATATGGATTTACGGCTGTCGATGAAGACATAGTTGCTGCTTCAACATTATTTCGTTTTGACTCAGGTTTAGCTTTTACTTATCCAGATGCCATTCGTGGTGTATACGTAACTGGTCACTCAGCAGGTGGTGCACGATTTAAGGATTTACTAAATTTAATGGATACCACAGATTTAAATGCTATGGTTATTGACATAAAAGATGATTTTGGTGAACTTACATATATGCCAGCTGAAGATTCTCCATTAAAACCGCTAGAAATCGGAAAATCTTACATAAAAAATCCTCGTGAGATGTTAGAAATTTTAGAAGAAAAAAAAGTCTACCCAATTGCTCGAGTAGTTGTTTTCAAAGATACGGCACTCGCGAATGCGAAACCTGAGCTTTCTTTTGTTGATGACTCTGGCGTATGGAAAAATAGACGAGGAGAAGCTTTTGTTAATCCATTTATGAAGGAAGTATGGGATTACAATGTAGAGGTAGCAATAGAAGCTGCAAAGATGGGCTTCCAAGAAATTCAGTTTGATTATGTTAGATTCCCAGAAGGATTTGAAAATCGAGTGGATAAAGTCAAGTTCAGCATGGGTGAATATGAAAATTCTGACTTGGATGCTGTTCAAAGACGCGTACAAGCGGTCACGGATTTTGTTGCATATGCACGTGAAAAGCTTAAACCATACGATGTGAAAATTTCTGTAGATATTTTTGGATATGCAGCTACATTACCTGAAGCGCCTGGTATTGGACAAAACTTCGGCAAAATTTCTGAAAATGTCGATGTCATTTCATCTATGATTTATCCTAGTCATTGGACATCATATTTTGGAATTGCGAAACCAGACTTAGAACCTTATAGGCTTGTAAAAGAGTATGCGAAAGTTGAAAATGCTACTTTAGCTAAACTTGAAAATCCACCTATATCTCGCCCTTGGATCCAAGATTTTACAGCTTCCTACTTAGGGGCAGGTAACTATAAAAAATACGGTGCAACCGAAGTGGAAGCACAAATTAAAGCTTTAAATGAATCAGGAATAAAAGAATATTTATTGTGGAATGCAGGTAATCGTTATTCTCCGGGTGTTGATTACACACCATAA
- a CDS encoding ABC transporter ATP-binding protein: MAEKLLEIRNLKQYFNKGKANEVRAVDDISFDIYKGETLGIVGESGCGKSTTGRSIIRLYNATAGEVIFDGVNVHGKKTKSELKIFNRKMQMIFQDPYASLNPRMKVMDIIAEGLDIHSLVKSSKERKERVHELLETVGLNKEHANRYPHEFSGGQRQRLGIARALAVDPEFIIADEPISALDVSIQAQVVNLLKELQVEKGLTYLFIAHDLSMVKYISDRIGVMYFGKLVELATAEDLYNNPLHPYTQSLLSAIPLPDPNYERTRVRKSYDATSHNYQDGEEISMREVTPGHFVFCSEREFNALKLTSGTGV, translated from the coding sequence ATGGCTGAAAAGTTACTCGAAATAAGAAACTTAAAACAATATTTCAACAAAGGTAAAGCAAATGAAGTCCGCGCAGTTGATGATATTAGTTTTGATATTTACAAAGGTGAAACTCTTGGTATAGTTGGAGAGTCTGGTTGTGGTAAATCGACGACCGGGCGTTCTATTATTCGACTTTATAATGCAACAGCAGGAGAAGTTATTTTTGACGGAGTTAATGTTCATGGTAAAAAAACGAAATCTGAATTAAAAATATTTAATCGTAAAATGCAAATGATTTTTCAAGATCCTTATGCGTCTTTAAATCCACGTATGAAAGTAATGGATATAATCGCTGAAGGTTTAGACATTCATAGTTTAGTCAAGTCATCCAAAGAACGTAAAGAACGTGTTCACGAACTACTTGAAACCGTAGGGTTAAATAAAGAACATGCGAACCGTTATCCACATGAATTCTCTGGTGGACAGCGTCAACGCCTTGGAATCGCTCGTGCCCTTGCTGTGGATCCTGAGTTCATCATTGCTGATGAGCCAATATCAGCTCTTGATGTATCAATTCAAGCACAAGTTGTTAACTTACTAAAAGAGTTACAAGTAGAAAAAGGCTTAACATACTTGTTTATTGCTCATGATTTATCAATGGTTAAATACATCTCAGATCGTATTGGGGTTATGTATTTTGGTAAATTAGTTGAACTTGCAACTGCTGAAGATTTGTATAACAATCCATTACATCCTTATACACAATCATTGTTATCAGCAATTCCACTTCCAGATCCAAACTATGAGCGTACGCGCGTACGTAAATCGTATGATGCAACTTCTCATAATTATCAAGACGGTGAAGAAATTTCTATGCGTGAAGTAACACCTGGACACTTTGTATTCTGTTCAGAACGTGAATTTAACGCGTTAAAATTAACCTCAGGTACTGGTGTATAA
- a CDS encoding ABC transporter ATP-binding protein, whose translation MEKILEVKDLQLSFHTFAGEVKAIRGVDFDLLKGETLAIVGESGSGKSVTTKAIMRLLPESSSEFKSGEILFNGKDLTKLTDKQMQKIRGKDISMIFQDPMTSLNPTMPIGRQITEPLLKHQGVGRSEARKIAIDLLRMVGMPKPELRIKQFPHQFSGGQRQRIVIAIALACNPQILIADEPTTALDVTIQAQILELMKDLQKKIDTSIIFITHDLGVVANVADRVAVMYGGRIVEIGTVDEIFYNPQHPYTWGLLSSMPSLDTAEEKLYAIPGTPPDLLDPPKGDAFALRSEYALAIDLVEAPPVFKVSDTHFASTWLLHPEAPQVDPPVAIIERMKKFPGSRYYEGGTK comes from the coding sequence ATGGAAAAAATCTTAGAAGTAAAAGACCTTCAGCTTTCCTTCCATACTTTTGCAGGAGAAGTTAAAGCCATTCGTGGAGTTGACTTTGATTTGCTAAAAGGGGAAACGTTAGCAATAGTTGGTGAATCTGGTTCTGGGAAATCAGTAACTACAAAAGCGATTATGCGTCTTTTACCAGAATCTAGTTCAGAATTCAAAAGTGGAGAAATCTTGTTTAACGGAAAAGATTTAACGAAGCTGACTGATAAACAAATGCAAAAAATTCGTGGAAAAGATATTTCAATGATTTTCCAAGATCCTATGACTTCTTTAAATCCTACGATGCCAATAGGCAGACAGATTACAGAACCGTTGTTAAAACACCAAGGCGTTGGTAGATCAGAGGCAAGAAAAATTGCTATTGATCTACTTCGTATGGTTGGTATGCCTAAACCTGAATTGCGTATTAAACAATTTCCTCACCAATTTTCTGGCGGTCAACGTCAACGTATCGTAATTGCTATTGCACTTGCATGCAATCCGCAAATTTTGATTGCTGATGAGCCAACAACAGCTCTTGACGTAACCATTCAAGCACAGATACTTGAATTAATGAAAGACCTGCAAAAGAAAATTGATACTTCGATTATATTCATCACACATGACCTTGGCGTTGTTGCAAACGTGGCAGATCGTGTTGCTGTTATGTATGGTGGACGTATTGTTGAAATTGGAACAGTTGATGAAATTTTCTATAATCCTCAACATCCTTATACTTGGGGTTTACTAAGCTCAATGCCGTCTCTTGATACAGCTGAGGAGAAATTATATGCAATTCCAGGTACACCTCCAGATTTATTAGATCCTCCAAAAGGAGACGCATTTGCACTCCGAAGTGAATATGCACTTGCAATTGATTTAGTGGAGGCTCCTCCAGTATTTAAAGTGAGCGATACACATTTTGCTTCTACTTGGTTGTTGCACCCGGAGGCTCCACAAGTAGATCCTCCAGTTGCTATTATTGAACGTATGAAAAAGTTTCCAGGTAGCCGCTATTATGAAGGGGGTACAAAGTGA
- the opp3C gene encoding oligopeptide ABC transporter permease, whose amino-acid sequence MTQNLKNLPSGSFDRVTVDSSHAEKIAKPSLSFWQDAWLRIRKNKAAIVSMIILVLIVVMAFVGPYLSPHDGEVQTITHANLPPKVQGFENLGFMDGFGILGGKEVDLYEMKNVDVYYWFGTDGLGRDMFSRLWQGTQISLFIAFVAALIDMVIGVIYGGVSAYYGGRVDDIMQRVVEILYGIPNLVVVILMILVLDPGITAIIIAITITGWIGMSRIVRGQVLKHKNQEFVLAARTLGASNNRIIIKHLLPNILGIIIINTMFTIPGAIFFEAFLSFIGLGLQPPAASLGTLINDGYKLIQFQPHILLFPSIVLSLLMIAFNLLGDGLRDALDPKMKD is encoded by the coding sequence ATGACACAGAATCTTAAAAACCTACCTTCTGGATCTTTTGATAGAGTTACCGTTGATAGTAGTCATGCAGAAAAGATAGCAAAACCAAGTTTAAGTTTTTGGCAAGATGCATGGTTGCGTATTCGTAAAAATAAAGCAGCCATTGTTAGTATGATCATTTTAGTGTTAATTGTAGTTATGGCTTTTGTAGGCCCTTACTTGAGTCCGCATGATGGTGAAGTGCAAACAATTACACATGCGAACTTACCACCTAAAGTTCAAGGTTTTGAAAATCTTGGATTTATGGATGGGTTTGGAATTCTGGGTGGTAAAGAAGTCGATTTATATGAAATGAAAAATGTTGATGTATATTATTGGTTCGGTACGGACGGTTTAGGCCGAGATATGTTCTCACGTCTATGGCAAGGTACACAGATTTCCTTGTTTATCGCGTTTGTGGCAGCCTTAATTGATATGGTCATCGGTGTTATTTACGGTGGGGTATCTGCATATTACGGTGGTCGAGTAGATGATATTATGCAACGTGTTGTCGAAATATTGTATGGAATACCTAACTTAGTTGTCGTAATTTTAATGATTTTGGTTTTAGACCCTGGTATTACCGCCATCATTATTGCTATCACTATAACCGGTTGGATTGGAATGTCACGTATTGTCCGTGGACAAGTATTAAAGCATAAAAATCAAGAATTTGTGTTAGCAGCTCGAACGCTAGGAGCAAGTAATAACCGTATTATCATTAAACATTTACTTCCTAATATTTTAGGAATTATCATCATTAACACAATGTTTACAATTCCGGGTGCCATCTTCTTCGAGGCTTTCCTAAGCTTTATCGGACTTGGTTTACAACCACCGGCAGCATCTCTAGGTACTTTAATCAATGATGGATACAAGTTGATTCAATTTCAACCGCATATTCTGTTATTCCCATCGATTGTCTTGAGTTTACTTATGATTGCATTTAACTTACTCGGTGATGGATTACGTGATGCACTTGATCCGAAGATGAAAGACTAA
- the opp3b gene encoding oligopeptide ABC transporter permease produces MTKYIVKRVFYMFITLFLIATATFFLMKTLPGSPISSAPKLTSTQLAVVEAKYGLDQPLPVQYGKYMLNLAQGDLGNSFQFKGASVTDLILSRLGPSFLLGSQGLILGLAIGIILGMISALRQNTIWDFGSTFIAILGISIPSFVFATFLQYWLAVKWGLFPVALWNDGWMSSVLPSIALAMGPLAVGSRFIRTEMIEVLSSDYITLAKSKGANGFEVAFKHAFRNALIPLVTVLGPLAAGLLTGSLVIEQIFAIPGIGEQFVKAIMVSDFSIIMGTTLFFSVFLVFVILVVDILYGVIDPRIRLSGGES; encoded by the coding sequence ATGACTAAGTATATTGTAAAACGCGTATTTTATATGTTCATTACTCTTTTCCTGATTGCGACAGCAACATTTTTCTTAATGAAAACGCTTCCAGGTTCCCCTATAAGTTCCGCTCCGAAACTTACTTCTACTCAACTTGCGGTAGTGGAGGCAAAGTATGGTTTAGATCAACCACTACCAGTTCAGTACGGAAAATACATGCTGAATTTGGCGCAAGGAGATTTAGGGAATTCATTCCAGTTTAAAGGGGCTAGTGTCACAGACTTAATCCTTAGTCGTTTAGGGCCATCTTTCTTATTAGGATCACAAGGTTTGATTCTTGGATTAGCGATAGGAATCATCTTAGGTATGATTTCAGCATTAAGGCAGAATACCATCTGGGATTTCGGTAGTACATTTATTGCTATTCTTGGTATTTCTATACCTTCCTTTGTCTTCGCGACATTTTTACAATATTGGCTTGCAGTTAAATGGGGTTTATTTCCAGTTGCATTGTGGAATGATGGTTGGATGTCCAGTGTACTGCCGTCAATAGCTTTAGCAATGGGACCACTTGCTGTTGGATCAAGATTTATTCGCACTGAAATGATTGAAGTGCTTAGTTCTGATTATATAACCTTAGCCAAATCAAAAGGTGCTAACGGTTTTGAAGTTGCGTTTAAACATGCATTCCGTAATGCACTAATTCCTCTTGTGACGGTTTTAGGACCATTAGCAGCAGGACTTTTAACAGGTTCACTTGTAATAGAACAAATATTCGCTATACCTGGTATTGGTGAACAATTCGTGAAAGCCATCATGGTGAGTGATTTCTCAATCATCATGGGAACAACATTGTTCTTCTCTGTGTTCTTAGTTTTTGTTATTTTAGTAGTCGATATACTTTACGGTGTAATCGATCCACGTATTCGTTTGTCAGGAGGGGAAAGCTAA
- a CDS encoding peptide ABC transporter substrate-binding protein, protein MKNNKFFWLLSLMLVLSVFLAACGKDDAATPAPNGDDDKEPATEVDEAQVLNLIMSAEIPTMDSALVTDSVGFDLLNNVNEGLYRLNDENVAVPAIAESEPTVSEDGLVYTFTIRDSKWSDGSPVTAGDFEFAWKRAMNPDTASEYGPYMMGGVVKNATAISEGKAEYTELGVKAVDEKTLEVTLEKQVPYFLSLMSFGTFLPQNEAFVTEKGADYATNSDNLISNGPFVLEAWDGTGLSWQLVKNDQYWDAETVKLTEINYDVVKETATAVNLYTTGEKDRTALSGEYAMQYAADADLVTELETTLFYFKYNQQRDGKDTPLANVNIREAITKGFNKQDLVDVVLANGSVPANYLVPKAFSFNEAGEDFRDINGEMSEFNAEEAKAAWEKGLSELGVTEVTLEILGGDTELSKKMDEYFKSQLEGNLEGLKITLKEVPFAVRLDLDTAQNYDIQVAGWGPDFQDPYTFMNLWLTDGGNNKMSYSNPKFDELVNSSVGELAMDPEARWDAMAQAEKLLIEEDFGIGPIYQRGTMSLVKPYVKGVVTHSFGGDYSYKWAYIEGK, encoded by the coding sequence GTGAAGAACAACAAGTTTTTTTGGCTGTTAAGCCTAATGTTAGTACTTAGTGTATTTTTAGCTGCTTGTGGCAAAGACGATGCAGCAACACCAGCACCAAACGGTGATGACGACAAAGAACCAGCAACAGAAGTAGATGAGGCTCAAGTTCTAAACTTAATCATGAGTGCTGAAATTCCAACAATGGATTCTGCACTAGTAACAGATTCTGTTGGTTTTGACCTTTTAAACAATGTAAACGAAGGTTTATACCGTTTGAATGATGAAAACGTAGCAGTACCTGCAATCGCTGAAAGCGAGCCTACAGTTTCTGAAGATGGTTTAGTCTACACTTTCACAATCCGTGATTCAAAATGGTCTGACGGATCACCTGTAACAGCGGGAGATTTTGAATTCGCTTGGAAACGTGCGATGAATCCTGATACTGCATCTGAATACGGTCCATACATGATGGGTGGAGTAGTTAAAAATGCTACTGCTATTTCTGAAGGAAAAGCTGAATACACTGAGTTAGGTGTTAAAGCAGTTGATGAAAAAACTCTTGAAGTAACATTAGAAAAACAAGTACCTTACTTCTTGTCTCTAATGTCATTTGGAACTTTCTTACCACAAAATGAAGCCTTCGTTACTGAAAAAGGTGCTGATTATGCTACAAACTCAGATAACCTAATTTCTAACGGACCTTTCGTTCTAGAAGCTTGGGATGGCACTGGCTTATCTTGGCAGTTAGTTAAAAATGATCAGTACTGGGATGCAGAAACTGTAAAACTTACTGAGATTAACTATGACGTAGTAAAAGAAACAGCTACTGCAGTTAACTTGTACACAACTGGAGAAAAAGATCGTACTGCTCTTTCTGGTGAGTATGCAATGCAATATGCAGCAGATGCTGATTTAGTAACAGAATTAGAAACAACATTATTCTATTTTAAATATAACCAACAACGTGACGGTAAAGATACACCACTTGCAAACGTTAATATTCGTGAAGCAATTACAAAAGGTTTCAACAAACAAGATTTAGTAGATGTAGTTTTAGCTAATGGTTCTGTACCAGCTAACTACTTAGTACCAAAAGCATTCTCTTTCAATGAAGCTGGAGAAGACTTCCGTGATATCAACGGCGAAATGTCTGAATTCAATGCTGAAGAAGCAAAAGCAGCATGGGAAAAAGGTTTATCTGAGCTAGGTGTTACTGAAGTAACTTTAGAAATTCTAGGTGGAGACACTGAGCTTTCTAAAAAAATGGATGAGTACTTCAAATCTCAATTAGAGGGTAACCTTGAAGGCCTAAAAATTACACTTAAAGAAGTACCATTTGCTGTTCGTTTAGATCTTGATACTGCTCAAAACTATGACATTCAAGTTGCTGGATGGGGACCTGATTTCCAAGATCCTTACACATTCATGAACTTATGGTTAACTGATGGTGGTAACAATAAAATGTCATATTCAAATCCTAAATTTGATGAGTTAGTTAATTCATCAGTTGGCGAACTAGCTATGGATCCTGAAGCTCGTTGGGACGCAATGGCACAAGCTGAAAAACTTCTTATTGAAGAAGATTTCGGTATTGGACCAATCTACCAACGTGGAACAATGTCTCTTGTAAAACCATATGTTAAGGGTGTTGTTACTCACTCATTTGGTGGAGACTATAGTTACAAATGGGCTTACATCGAAGGTAAATAA
- a CDS encoding DUF3899 domain-containing protein translates to MKQVKTKLILFLISQIFIVTIVFLSNKGLSLTPYINVSFFVGGIIVFIGLLIYVVSNGFFDIFTLSMRKVFTTKRNSEVIESMRSPSELLDFSYRPFFQLGGSILLFMAMALLIYYM, encoded by the coding sequence GTGAAACAAGTGAAAACTAAATTGATCTTATTTTTAATTTCTCAAATTTTCATTGTAACAATTGTGTTTCTTTCTAATAAAGGACTAAGTTTAACACCATATATTAATGTATCCTTTTTTGTCGGTGGAATAATTGTTTTTATTGGCTTACTGATTTATGTCGTTTCTAATGGTTTTTTTGATATATTTACATTGAGTATGAGAAAAGTTTTTACAACAAAAAGAAATTCAGAAGTTATAGAATCGATGCGTTCTCCCTCTGAATTATTAGACTTTTCATACAGACCATTTTTCCAACTAGGTGGGTCTATTTTACTTTTCATGGCGATGGCTTTACTAATTTATTATATGTAA
- the trpS gene encoding tryptophan--tRNA ligase: MKKIFSGVQPTGTVTLGNYIGAFRQFTTLQHEYDCIFCIVDQHAITVTQDRLELRRNIRSLAALYLAVGIDPKKAILFIQSEVPAHAQAGWMMQCISYIGELERMTQFKDKSTGKDGVSASLLTYPPLMAADIILYQTDIVPVGDDQKQHVELTRDLAERFNKRYNDVLTIPEIRLPKNGARIKSLQDPMKKMSKSDPNKKSTITLLDTPKEIEKKIKSAVTDSEGIVAFDVDNKPGVSNLLTIEAALTGVSIEDLVTKYNNVGYGDFKASVANAVIDHLKPIQQRYEELLASDELDVILDEGAIKAHAVASKTLKKMENAMGLGRKR, from the coding sequence ATGAAGAAAATCTTTTCAGGCGTACAACCTACTGGAACAGTAACACTAGGAAATTATATTGGTGCGTTTCGTCAATTCACAACTTTACAACATGAGTATGACTGTATTTTTTGTATTGTTGACCAGCATGCCATTACGGTTACACAAGACAGATTAGAACTTCGTAGAAACATTCGTTCTTTAGCGGCTCTTTACTTAGCGGTCGGTATAGATCCTAAGAAAGCTATTCTATTTATCCAATCGGAAGTACCTGCGCATGCCCAGGCAGGATGGATGATGCAATGTATCTCATATATCGGAGAACTTGAACGTATGACACAGTTTAAAGATAAATCTACAGGGAAAGACGGAGTGTCTGCTTCCCTATTAACCTATCCTCCTCTTATGGCTGCAGATATCATTTTGTACCAAACGGATATCGTGCCTGTAGGAGATGATCAAAAGCAACATGTAGAACTAACACGCGACTTAGCGGAACGCTTTAACAAGAGATACAATGATGTTTTAACAATTCCAGAAATCCGTTTGCCCAAAAATGGAGCGCGTATAAAGTCTCTTCAAGATCCAATGAAAAAGATGAGCAAATCTGATCCAAATAAAAAATCAACTATCACTTTATTAGATACACCTAAAGAAATCGAGAAAAAAATAAAAAGTGCTGTAACAGATTCTGAAGGAATTGTTGCATTTGATGTTGACAATAAACCTGGAGTTTCAAATTTACTAACAATAGAAGCTGCATTAACTGGCGTATCTATTGAAGACTTAGTTACAAAATATAATAATGTAGGTTATGGTGATTTCAAAGCATCTGTTGCAAATGCCGTTATAGACCACTTAAAGCCTATACAACAGCGTTACGAAGAGTTATTAGCTTCTGATGAACTAGATGTTATTTTAGATGAAGGTGCCATTAAAGCACATGCTGTTGCCTCAAAGACTCTTAAAAAAATGGAGAACGCGATGGGCTTGGGTAGAAAACGATAA
- a CDS encoding oligopeptide ABC transporter substrate-binding protein — translation MNKKLWTLLALLLAFVLVLGACNGEGDSTDGKDSPAKDGDKEESEEVVDTGSFPLDVENEGDVIEGGTLKVALVNDSPFQGIFSTVLYEDAYDADIMDFASNTIFETDGDFLLTNEGIAGMEVDQDNNKVTITIKDGVKWSDGEPLKIEDLIQPYLIIGSPDYTGVRYDVDFQNIVGAVDYHDGKADTISGLKKVDEKTLEISFTKLSPAIFSGGDGIWTSAEPSHILKDIPVADLLESDAVRKNIVTLGAFKFDKIVPGESVQFVKNENYWRGVPKLDGVLVKTVPTTSISVALQTGEYHMTANTFSTDKYLEIKDFDNLTVLARNELYYQYIGFKLGKYDLDKSEVAMDQDAKMNDVKLRQAMGYAIDVEQVSEVYYNNLRERATSLIPPVFQSFYDDSLEGYTYDVDKANALLDEAGYKDVDGDGLREDKEGKPLEIKFATMSGGDIAEDIASFYMQNWKDVGLNVTLATGRTIEFNSFYDKVQGDDPEIDIFMAAWGTGTNPSPAGLYSKTAQYNFSRYTSETLEELLTAIDSPEAFDAEYRADKFREWQEYMSENAPIIPTQTRLELRPVNKSVKAYGIDYANVFDWNKVELISEDPAKSSK, via the coding sequence ATGAACAAAAAGCTTTGGACATTATTAGCATTACTTTTAGCTTTCGTACTTGTACTTGGTGCATGTAACGGAGAAGGCGACTCGACAGATGGAAAAGATTCACCAGCAAAAGATGGTGACAAAGAAGAAAGTGAAGAAGTGGTAGATACTGGGAGTTTCCCGTTAGATGTTGAAAATGAAGGAGATGTGATTGAAGGAGGTACTTTAAAAGTGGCTCTTGTAAATGACTCACCTTTCCAAGGGATTTTCTCAACAGTTCTATATGAAGATGCATATGATGCAGATATCATGGATTTCGCAAGTAACACAATCTTTGAAACAGATGGTGACTTTTTATTAACTAACGAAGGTATCGCTGGTATGGAAGTTGATCAAGACAATAATAAAGTAACAATTACCATCAAAGACGGTGTTAAATGGTCTGATGGTGAACCACTTAAAATTGAAGATTTAATTCAACCTTACTTAATTATCGGTTCTCCAGACTACACAGGGGTTCGTTATGATGTTGATTTCCAAAACATCGTAGGTGCTGTTGACTACCATGATGGCAAAGCTGATACAATTTCAGGTTTAAAGAAAGTGGATGAAAAGACGTTAGAAATTTCATTTACAAAATTATCTCCAGCTATTTTCAGTGGTGGTGACGGAATCTGGACTTCTGCTGAACCAAGCCATATCCTAAAAGATATTCCGGTTGCAGATTTACTTGAGTCTGACGCAGTACGTAAAAACATTGTTACGTTAGGTGCTTTCAAATTTGATAAAATCGTACCAGGTGAATCAGTACAATTCGTGAAAAACGAAAACTACTGGAGAGGTGTTCCGAAACTTGATGGTGTATTAGTGAAAACTGTTCCTACAACTTCAATCTCTGTTGCATTACAAACAGGGGAATATCATATGACTGCTAATACTTTTAGCACTGACAAGTATTTAGAAATTAAAGATTTTGATAACCTTACAGTTCTTGCTCGTAATGAACTTTACTACCAATACATTGGATTCAAACTTGGTAAATATGATTTAGATAAGAGCGAAGTTGCAATGGACCAAGATGCTAAGATGAACGATGTAAAACTTCGTCAAGCAATGGGCTATGCAATCGACGTTGAACAAGTTTCAGAAGTATATTACAATAACTTACGTGAACGTGCAACATCATTAATTCCACCAGTATTCCAATCATTCTATGATGATTCATTAGAAGGTTACACATACGATGTAGATAAAGCAAATGCATTATTAGATGAAGCTGGATATAAAGACGTTGATGGTGACGGACTTCGTGAAGATAAAGAAGGCAAACCACTTGAAATTAAATTCGCTACAATGTCTGGTGGAGATATCGCAGAAGACATCGCATCATTCTACATGCAAAACTGGAAAGATGTTGGTTTAAATGTGACTCTTGCAACAGGTCGTACAATTGAATTCAACAGCTTCTACGATAAAGTACAAGGTGATGACCCAGAAATCGATATCTTCATGGCTGCATGGGGAACAGGTACGAACCCATCTCCAGCAGGATTATACTCTAAGACTGCTCAATATAACTTTAGCCGTTACACTTCTGAGACGTTAGAAGAGCTATTAACTGCTATCGACTCTCCAGAAGCTTTCGATGCTGAATATCGTGCAGATAAGTTTCGTGAATGGCAAGAATATATGTCTGAAAATGCTCCAATCATACCAACTCAAACCCGTTTAGAATTACGCCCAGTTAACAAAAGCGTAAAAGCTTACGGTATTGATTACGCTAATGTCTTTGATTGGAACAAAGTTGAATTAATTTCTGAAGATCCTGCTAAATCTTCTAAATAA